Proteins co-encoded in one Leptospira inadai serovar Lyme str. 10 genomic window:
- a CDS encoding TetR/AcrR family transcriptional regulator: protein MQTVVEQLVSTEPDDVKLRIFEKSFELFLRYGFAKTRMEEIARTLRISRKTLYKYFANKHDLLMELMTHRHLRIHGKIEKIQSDPGKSIKEKIQSMHECISGEIPQGMNEFLRDIRDQAPDLWKLFSEQKERNINRTMRTMIETGIKNGDIRPDVNPDIVLLIHAASTEAMFDPAFLAQTPYTIRDLVKELDNIIFYGIVKRSD from the coding sequence ATGCAAACCGTCGTGGAACAGCTAGTCAGTACAGAACCGGACGATGTAAAACTTCGCATTTTCGAGAAATCGTTCGAATTGTTTCTCCGCTACGGGTTCGCAAAAACGCGGATGGAAGAGATCGCCCGGACTTTGAGAATCAGTCGTAAGACTCTTTACAAATATTTTGCCAATAAACACGACCTTCTCATGGAGTTAATGACTCACCGACATCTCAGGATTCATGGTAAAATCGAAAAGATCCAATCCGATCCCGGCAAAAGCATCAAAGAAAAAATCCAATCCATGCACGAATGTATCAGCGGGGAAATTCCGCAGGGCATGAACGAATTTTTGCGGGATATCCGGGATCAGGCCCCCGATCTTTGGAAATTATTTTCGGAGCAGAAGGAAAGGAATATCAATCGAACGATGCGCACGATGATCGAAACGGGAATCAAAAACGGCGATATTCGCCCGGACGTGAACCCGGATATAGTCTTATTGATCCATGCAGCCTCGACCGAAGCCATGTTTGACCCGGCCTTTCTGGCCCAGACTCCATACACGATTCGAGACCTAGTCAAAGAATTGGATAATATTATTTTTTACGGGATCGTAAAACGATCGGATTAG
- a CDS encoding efflux RND transporter permease subunit: protein MNFAELSIKRPIFITCTVLIILVTGYLSLNKLGVDLFPNVTIPVVTVTVPYPGAAPNEIETLIAKPVEDELSTISGVKRIKSACSEGSGTVIVEFTLETDVKYAEQQVRDKVAAVKPKLPDDAKEPIIRRIDPADQPILILALQADLPEATLFDIASEEIKQNLLTAKDVGNITIYGGRKREIHVELDRSKLKAHMIPASVVSNRLASGGTNIPAGKVSKSDRELVYRTINEFQSPQEIRDTPISLFGNEVPVRIGQLGEVKDTMEDETSRAYFNGKKAIFLLVYKQSGANTVAVAQEVKKRVGELNKELAKREGTPKLAMANDNSIMIDDNIYDVKETILIGIALTIVVVLLFLGSVRSTIITGLALPNSLLGAFILMAVAGFTVNVMTLLALSLAVGLLIDDAIVVRENIFRHREMGKTARLASIDGTKEVTLAVIATTMTVIAVFLPIAFVSGVVGQFLREFGLTVCFALLISLYDALTIAPMLSSYFGGKISGHGHGNSNHSSPVSEISASPEASKKKKGKSEITPLEALAYSRISREQNRPGLIRKGLGLIGSFFGALEKGLDSILSIFNIFQSWLEDRYASVLKFTLKRPVLILSGAVLIFVASLMLTKYIPKTFLPAQDNGKFQVTLDMPPGTSVEKMAKVAQEVYANMALHKEILVVAMFNTNRTTTMFVEMVPSKQRKMNTSEFKDLLRKELESFSYANPIVKDIDNVGGGQRPFTLVVSGQNGQAVENYAHKLFTRLRESKALLDVDTSYRAGAPEFRVVPDRNREVLLGVPGTVIGSELRTLVEGTTPAVYRENGVEYDIRVRLKEGQRDLKENFYNSFVPNFNNMMIPIQNVARAEETTGLATINRLNRNKSVEIYGDVNPEGPGMGGAMQEVTQITQSELPLPPGIRIGYTGQAENFKEMGTSMGIAMGLGVLFIYMVLASLYESFITPIAIMLVLPLALCGAFIALFLTQKSLDIFSMIGLIMLIGVATKNSILLVDFTNQLIQRGVEMREAIIEAGRERLRPILMTSFALIAGMLPIAIGLNEASKQRTSMGVAIIGGLISSTVLTLVVVPAAFSYIEKLNNFVRRNAPNPDA from the coding sequence ATGAACTTCGCAGAACTGTCGATTAAACGACCTATATTCATCACCTGTACGGTCCTCATCATTCTCGTTACGGGATATTTATCCTTGAACAAGCTTGGAGTGGATTTATTTCCAAACGTTACGATTCCGGTCGTGACGGTAACCGTTCCTTATCCCGGAGCCGCCCCCAACGAGATCGAAACCTTGATTGCAAAACCTGTCGAAGACGAGTTATCTACGATCTCCGGGGTAAAGCGGATTAAGTCCGCTTGCAGCGAAGGATCCGGAACCGTCATTGTGGAATTCACGCTGGAAACCGACGTGAAATACGCGGAGCAGCAGGTTCGGGATAAGGTCGCTGCGGTAAAACCCAAACTCCCCGATGACGCAAAAGAACCGATCATTCGAAGGATCGATCCTGCGGATCAACCGATTTTGATTCTTGCACTACAGGCGGATCTGCCGGAAGCGACTTTATTCGATATCGCCAGCGAAGAGATTAAGCAGAATCTTTTGACCGCAAAGGATGTCGGAAATATCACCATTTACGGAGGTCGTAAAAGGGAGATCCATGTCGAGCTAGATCGCTCGAAATTGAAAGCGCATATGATTCCGGCCTCGGTGGTTTCGAATCGACTGGCTTCCGGTGGGACGAATATTCCGGCGGGAAAAGTAAGTAAGTCCGATAGGGAATTAGTCTATCGAACGATTAACGAGTTTCAATCCCCCCAGGAAATTAGGGACACGCCGATCTCTTTATTCGGTAACGAAGTTCCCGTAAGAATCGGGCAACTGGGCGAAGTAAAAGACACGATGGAAGACGAAACTTCCAGAGCTTATTTTAACGGAAAAAAAGCCATCTTTCTGCTGGTTTATAAACAATCCGGAGCGAATACGGTTGCAGTAGCTCAGGAAGTCAAGAAGAGAGTCGGGGAATTAAATAAGGAGCTCGCCAAGAGGGAGGGAACTCCCAAGCTCGCAATGGCAAACGATAATTCCATCATGATCGACGATAATATTTACGACGTAAAGGAAACGATTCTGATCGGGATCGCACTTACGATCGTAGTGGTGCTCTTATTTTTAGGAAGCGTTAGATCCACGATCATTACCGGGCTCGCATTACCGAACTCTTTGCTAGGCGCCTTTATTCTCATGGCCGTCGCCGGTTTTACGGTGAACGTCATGACTCTATTGGCCTTGAGTCTCGCAGTGGGATTATTGATCGACGACGCCATCGTCGTTCGTGAAAATATCTTTAGACATAGGGAAATGGGCAAGACCGCTCGTCTGGCATCCATCGACGGAACGAAGGAAGTAACGTTAGCCGTCATTGCAACTACGATGACGGTCATCGCCGTGTTCTTGCCGATCGCCTTCGTGAGTGGGGTTGTGGGTCAGTTCTTACGGGAATTCGGGCTTACGGTCTGCTTCGCTCTATTAATTTCCCTTTATGATGCGTTGACGATCGCCCCGATGCTCTCCAGCTATTTCGGCGGAAAAATCTCCGGTCACGGACACGGGAATTCGAATCACTCTTCTCCAGTTTCGGAGATCTCCGCGTCACCGGAAGCTTCGAAAAAGAAGAAAGGAAAATCGGAAATCACTCCTTTGGAAGCGTTGGCTTATTCCAGAATCTCCCGCGAGCAAAATCGACCTGGTCTGATAAGAAAAGGCCTGGGCCTGATCGGATCTTTTTTCGGAGCTTTGGAGAAGGGACTCGATAGCATTCTATCCATATTCAATATTTTTCAGTCATGGCTTGAGGATCGATACGCTTCCGTTTTGAAATTCACGTTGAAGAGACCCGTATTGATACTCTCCGGAGCGGTTTTGATTTTCGTAGCCAGCTTGATGCTGACCAAGTACATTCCTAAGACGTTCCTTCCCGCGCAGGATAACGGAAAATTTCAGGTAACTTTGGATATGCCCCCCGGTACTTCCGTCGAGAAAATGGCTAAAGTAGCTCAGGAAGTTTATGCAAACATGGCTCTCCATAAGGAAATCCTTGTGGTGGCAATGTTCAATACGAATCGGACGACGACTATGTTCGTGGAAATGGTCCCTTCCAAGCAAAGGAAAATGAATACCTCCGAATTCAAGGATCTTCTCCGGAAAGAATTGGAGTCGTTTTCCTACGCCAACCCGATCGTAAAGGATATAGATAATGTGGGTGGAGGGCAGAGGCCGTTTACTCTTGTGGTCAGCGGTCAGAACGGTCAGGCCGTTGAAAATTATGCCCATAAACTTTTCACTCGATTGAGGGAATCGAAGGCCCTACTAGATGTGGATACCAGCTATAGAGCCGGAGCTCCCGAGTTTAGAGTCGTTCCCGATCGAAACCGAGAAGTGTTATTAGGCGTTCCCGGTACGGTCATCGGATCCGAACTGAGGACATTGGTGGAAGGAACCACGCCTGCCGTGTATCGCGAAAACGGAGTGGAGTACGACATCCGGGTTCGATTAAAGGAAGGACAGAGAGATTTAAAGGAAAACTTTTACAATTCCTTTGTTCCGAACTTTAATAATATGATGATCCCGATCCAGAACGTGGCTCGAGCGGAAGAAACCACGGGCCTCGCGACGATCAATCGATTGAATCGGAATAAATCCGTAGAGATCTACGGGGACGTAAATCCGGAAGGTCCCGGAATGGGAGGAGCGATGCAGGAAGTTACTCAGATTACGCAAAGCGAACTTCCTCTGCCTCCCGGAATTCGGATCGGTTATACGGGGCAGGCGGAGAATTTTAAGGAAATGGGAACTTCCATGGGAATCGCTATGGGTCTGGGAGTCCTTTTCATCTACATGGTTCTCGCATCGCTTTACGAAAGCTTTATCACTCCTATCGCGATCATGCTGGTCTTACCGCTGGCTCTTTGCGGTGCGTTTATTGCGCTTTTCCTGACCCAAAAATCCCTGGATATCTTCTCCATGATAGGATTGATCATGCTGATCGGAGTCGCCACCAAGAACTCGATTCTATTAGTGGACTTTACCAATCAGCTGATCCAAAGAGGAGTTGAAATGAGGGAGGCGATCATCGAGGCCGGTAGAGAACGTCTCCGCCCGATTTTGATGACATCCTTCGCTTTGATAGCGGGAATGCTGCCGATAGCAATCGGATTAAACGAGGCGTCGAAACAGAGAACAAGTATGGGAGTCGCCATTATCGGCGGTCTGATTTCTTCCACGGTTCTGACCTTGGTCGTCGTTCCTGCAGCCTTCTCCTACATCGAAAAATTAAACAATTTTGTTCGACGAAATGCTCCGAATCCGGATGCTTAA
- a CDS encoding TolC family protein, whose amino-acid sequence MKEHWNSKRIFLFRGVSVGMIFWGFSLFPESLQESEFRKGRTWNTSRLIRYAMENSVQAKIARLDLDNSEYDWEKENGKYNFIGNITANTQKTVNLPLPQYTLQGRNITNNTISGGLSKAFTSGTTLGVTVADNRYETDAGKRPEQQGTIAQQFAQPSLHFGSIGFTLKQDLLKNIFGYQQKRNLDMSKRSSAVRRLDAMNALSRTVVQSILAFWNLSLAEENLRTAALLVKSVKNVKEITSSKIRLGVAEEYESGQWNALLIAAENQLRQTKLERDRTRRDLLVSLSKDPETPFELETSLEERFDPSKNEAQEMDEAFLHRYDFRSLVLQRQNAISALEIAKNGLLPSLYISGTYNSKTYDRNFPQDFNGVGVGRYTQNSAEIKMETPIGNDTARAEFKNAQIQSKKIDLLLEQTKDQVKTDVRQGLERIRITYDVLEESKKNLEQAEKFYTGILPRYRFGRTTSVNVKNALDLVAQARYGLMQAKVNYNTALVQYELSKGTLFQKYGMDPEEVLNQTIGDLR is encoded by the coding sequence ATGAAAGAACATTGGAATTCTAAGAGAATCTTTTTGTTCCGAGGCGTTTCTGTCGGGATGATTTTTTGGGGTTTTTCCTTGTTTCCGGAATCTCTCCAAGAATCCGAGTTCAGGAAGGGAAGGACTTGGAACACATCGAGACTCATTCGCTACGCTATGGAAAATTCGGTTCAAGCCAAGATCGCCAGATTGGATTTAGACAACTCCGAGTACGATTGGGAGAAGGAGAACGGTAAATATAATTTTATCGGAAATATCACCGCCAATACGCAAAAGACGGTAAACCTCCCTCTTCCTCAGTATACATTACAAGGTCGGAATATTACAAATAATACGATTTCCGGAGGACTTTCCAAGGCATTTACGAGCGGGACCACATTGGGTGTCACCGTCGCCGATAATCGTTACGAAACGGATGCAGGAAAACGTCCCGAGCAGCAAGGAACAATTGCCCAACAATTCGCACAGCCCAGTCTGCATTTCGGGAGTATCGGCTTTACTTTAAAGCAGGACCTTTTGAAAAACATATTCGGTTATCAACAAAAAAGAAATTTGGACATGAGCAAGCGTAGTTCCGCAGTCCGCCGCCTGGACGCGATGAATGCGTTATCGAGGACGGTGGTTCAATCCATACTCGCATTTTGGAATTTGTCGTTAGCGGAAGAAAATTTGAGAACCGCCGCGCTTTTAGTGAAGAGCGTTAAGAACGTAAAAGAGATCACCTCTTCTAAAATCCGTTTGGGCGTGGCCGAAGAATACGAATCGGGACAATGGAACGCATTGCTGATCGCGGCGGAAAACCAACTCAGACAAACAAAATTGGAACGGGATCGCACGCGTCGTGATCTTCTAGTTTCTTTAAGTAAGGATCCCGAAACTCCGTTTGAATTGGAGACCAGTTTGGAAGAACGTTTTGATCCTTCCAAAAACGAGGCTCAGGAGATGGACGAGGCGTTTTTGCACCGGTATGATTTTAGAAGCCTAGTATTGCAGAGACAGAATGCGATTTCTGCTTTGGAAATTGCAAAAAATGGATTATTACCATCTCTTTATATAAGCGGGACTTACAATTCAAAAACCTATGATAGAAATTTTCCCCAGGATTTTAACGGAGTAGGCGTCGGTCGGTATACTCAAAACTCTGCGGAAATAAAAATGGAAACTCCGATCGGTAACGATACTGCGAGAGCGGAATTTAAAAACGCGCAAATCCAGAGTAAAAAAATAGACCTTCTTCTAGAACAGACCAAGGACCAAGTGAAAACGGATGTTCGACAAGGCTTGGAAAGAATTAGAATCACGTATGATGTTTTGGAAGAGTCTAAAAAGAACTTAGAGCAGGCCGAGAAATTCTATACGGGAATACTGCCTCGTTACAGATTTGGAAGAACCACATCCGTAAATGTTAAGAACGCATTGGATCTGGTTGCCCAGGCCAGATACGGACTCATGCAAGCAAAAGTTAATTATAATACCGCGCTCGTGCAATACGAACTCTCCAAGGGAACTCTATTTCAAAAATATGGAATGGACCCCGAGGAAGTACTAAATCAAACTATCGGAGACTTACGATGA